From Periophthalmus magnuspinnatus isolate fPerMag1 chromosome 6, fPerMag1.2.pri, whole genome shotgun sequence:
GTATTACAGAAATCCAGAGCAAACGACAAGAGCGGAAACGACGAACAACAGCCAATCCAGTTTATAGTGGAGCCGTGTTTGAGCCTGAGGTTTGATCttattaaaacactaaaaacattcattaaaacttttacttgaACTTGTGTGTAAAATATCTCTGCTGATTTATGAGAACTGGTcttgtgttctgtttttataGAGGAAAAAGAGTGCAGTGAGTTACCTGAACAGCCCTTTGCACCAGGGAACAAGGAAGAGAGGTTTGTATGAACCACTCACATCTGGTAGAGTTGAATATATAgttaatgaatgaattaatataataattattaatataaataacttgtacttaatttattaaaaaattaCTAGATTATGAAATACTAATGACATGCATTTAAAAAGTCTTCGTTCCCTTTTCTGCTTTCTAATTCCCTCTGCACTAGATACTTGATTATCATTAGTacatatttaactattttaaccAGCTAAATTTCAATATTAACTTTTGGTCTTGGGTTTTAAAAGCACTTGTGACTTTgttaaaacatttgatttaaaagATGTATAAAGTTGTGGTGGAGTGTTGAAATTCAAAGTTGTATCTCTCCCTACAAACCTGTACTCATCCACTTGGAGTTAGTAGTTGCTCTCATTGTGCCTTACTGGACAATGATTTTGGTCCAGTGGTGCAGTCGTAAAAGCACAGTTTAAATACAAGTTTACATTATATGGGTATGTTGAAGGTCACAGGTGTTTCAAAGCCCTACTCTCCATATTCTTCATGGCTAAGTGCCTGTTAGCCTCCTGCTATAGTTAGCGCTGGGCTCATCCTATGACCCAGTCTGCTGCACTAACACTTTATCTGTGCTTCTGACCCTTTGTCGCTCCTGCTGCTCCCCACCCCATAGCCAACGAAGACTCCCTTTCGAAGGTATGTCCGATTGTTTACGgttgtgctctccccctctccatctttttcttttttttctgtttttcgtCTTTTGTCGTCTGTCATTTCACCCAGGTCGTCCACCCAAATACAGCAGCATCCCGGAGCGGGGCAGTCTCACCCCAACCTCCCCCTCCAGCCCTGTCCGCCCCCTCCCTCTGCCCAGCCCCAGCTCTGCGGATGTAAGTACCGCTGAGGGAGAGGACCGCACACAGAGGCCCACTGCTCACTGTCCCAGCCACACCATTGTCACCCACATACTGCACTCATCACTATGTTGTCTCCATGATGATCATTCACCATCACCTGCTTTTACTTTGAGACAGCCTTACAAAGTGAACAGTGTCCTGACTGTCCTGACCACTAATGATCTATTGGATTAGTCTGCAGGGTGGgacaatgcacacacacacaaatacagcaCTGGTCTTCATAAGTCATTCTAAACACATGGATTATATGCTCAATTGGGGGAAAGTTGATATAGGAGATAGTCAAAATACTTACTGTAACTGCCCTTGAGTTCTTAACTGTTCTTAACATTGTAAAGTCATgtcaaatgttcattaataCCACTCCTTTTTAATACTTCCAATAAACACCTAACCCTAAGAAGTAACCCTCTCGAAACAACAAGTACTTTAACACACCATCCCATTAGACAGAGGACAAACGTACTAAACCAGTGGGATGGTCGCTGCCCTGCCCCGGCCTCCTGTGGTCCGGAGCTCCGGTGGCGGGCGGCTGTGGCTGACACTGATGGTCCCTTCCTTCTCACAGGGAGACATCCATGAGGACTTCTGCACTGTGTGTAGACGCAGTGGACAGTTGCTCATGTGCGACACTTGCTCTCGTGTTTATCACCTCGACTGCCTGGATCCACCTTTGAAAACCATTCCTAAAGGCATGTGGATCTGTCCAAAATGCCAAGACCAGGTAAATGAGAAGCTGCAAACAGCCCCTTTATGCCTAGCAGTTTGGTCTGGTTCAGTTTGATTGGGGAAATTTGATCtggcttgtgtttttattgtggggCATGTAGCTGAATTGAGATATAGGCGTAGATTGAAAGTTAGCAATACTGCTGTCTTCCTCAAATAACTCGCAATTAGAATAAAAGCCTGCTTAATAGCTGACTCTGTGAGACCAGTTGAAAACGACtgtctgcaaaacaaaaaaacaagtttactgTGAACTGAAACTGTCATGTTCACAAATGAGAGAGATAGAGGTGGTTACAAGACAAAAATGAGCATTTCATCCTCTTAATGTTTATGATGTTTACAATATAGActcatttgaaaacacagtgttcTCTACCATTTACACTGTATAGCCAATATGGCATTTTGATTCTATTTCACCATCCAAAAGATAGGATATTTTGTTTCTAattattaattgctatgacagccctaatttttcatcacatTGGAAACGCAGCCAGTGCAGTGTGTTATACCAAACTGAACCATACTGTACAGCTTGGTGGAAAAGGAGGCTACTTATActgacatttttgtttcttgAGTGCCTTGAAATGGATTTGGGTGCATTCtagacaaaagtaaaataaagcagATTTAGGAGAAGCCTCACTCTAGGACTGTTCGAACCTTTGTAAGCAGATACACagtgcactgttttttttagttgtgCTTCTGTCTCATTCGCTGTGTAAATATGGGCATCTCACGTTCATCCACGTCATCCTCGTCCTTTTTTTGGCCTCACCGAGTGGAGGGGCTCGACATCTAAGTCCTGAAACATCTCCAAGTCTTAGCAGCTGTGACCATAACAAGCTTTTTTACAGATCTTGAAAAAAGAAGAAGCCATTCCCTGGCCCGGTACCCTGGCTATTGTTCATTCCTACATTGCGTACAAAGAAGGTAATTTCAACATAGTTACTATAGTTAACATagtcactgtaaaatgtaaatgctcAGGTCTGTATTTTAtgaatgctaaaaaaaatatgttatgttttttgtgtagctaaagaagaggagaagcagAAGTTGATGAAGTGGAGTTCTGAACTAAAACTGGAGCGAGAACAACTGGAGCAAAAAGTCAAGCAGCTCAGCAACTCCATAACAGTAAGAAAGAGATTCAAGCTGATTCATATTTGATGCAAAATTATATCTTTACTCTTCCTTAGAAATGCATGGAGACCAAAAACAGCATCCTGGCTCGACAGAAAGAAATGCAGCATTCCTTGGACAAAGTCAAACACTTGATTCGCCTCATACAAGCCTTTAACTTCAATCAGGCGCAGAAAGAGCCCAAAGAGGCCCCCCCTAAGCTTCAGGAGAGTCCTGCTCCAACTGTCCCGACCCAACCCAAACCAGAAGTGAACCAGAACTCTGTGGCCCTGTCCACAGACTCCAATGTTGGTAACAGCGAAGAGAAACACAATGCTACATCCAATAGTGTTGTGTCTACAGAGGTAACCGAGGTAACAGAGACAGTAGTGGTGGCAGAGCAGGTGAACAATGTCCCGTCAGCAGATAGCGGTGGACAGGAGCAGCCCGCAGAGGTGAGTAACACTGGGACCACCACAGAAGTGTCGCCCACAGCAGACACGGGGGCACCACCAGGGGGCGATAGTAATACCCCCTCGGAACCTACAGCGCCCATCACAACTAATGGGACATCCGAGCCCGCCTGCCTCGAACACAGCCCAACGGGGAattccaacaacaacaacccctCCTCTGAAAACAAGATGGCCACCACCCTCATCTCCGCGGAAACCGATCAAGAGGctcccaacaacaacagcaaaaccTCAGCACCCTCCCAGCACTGTTTGCCAGCGCTCGTCAGCAGTTCGGACACTGACAAGTAACATCTTTTGGAGTTGTGGGATTtgaaacatatatttaaaaaaaattaagacatttGCTTGCGCCGATCGGTGCCCTGAAGTTGCCAATCTGTATAAATGTTGTTCGTTTGCATCGTATTGTCAGACTGTGTCAATGGTAGATAATATAAACAGCCCAAGTCACGTGACTCTGGGGCGATGCAGGCTCCGCCCACTGAGTGTCGTCATGCCAACTAATGATAGACGTCGAGCAGTGGGAGAGAAGAAAACACTCAAAGGGAGTTTATCCAACATCAAACCAGTGTGTGCCTGTCTAGTGGCCCCTGTGTTCTGTCGGGACAAAGAAGCGGCGATAGCGACAGCATGCAACATGGATGTATTAGACCAAACAGTGTAGATGGATACACTAGTGGACAGGTGTGGTACTGCAGGAGCAAACAACTCAAacaatttttcatatttttttattatacataAAATATTGATTATAATTTTAAACCATCATAAAATTTCCAGTACTTTAAACTGTGTATGTTTTCAAGTGAATTTGATTAATTTTGGatgcaatataatttttacacaACTATGACAGAAATTATGAAACAGAATATACTAAAAAAGACCATTCACAATttagtgatatttttactttaaaaaataatctataaaataatagtaattacTTGCCACATTTTGTCCACTGTGGTTTGGTCACTTAATACAGCTCCATGACAAGCAACATCTGTGGAGGGGCTTACTGGTCTTAAAGCAGTGTTGTGATAGAGTAAGCCCACTGAAATGAAATGCCTGTTCGTCCCATTTGTCCAACTGAACCACCAATCAATATTACTACTCTATCTCAAAATTCTACAAGACAAAAAGTTAACCATAGGGTCTGCATTTGTGAGCCACAATTTGTACAAAAGAAATAGGGATTCAAAATTGTCAATTCACTTTGACAATAGTGCATCATGTTTTAATATAATTGTTCAACTTCTTGTCAAATTTACTATACGGTTTGTTAAGCTGTCAAATTAACTATACAATTTGTTAAGCATAAATGCCACTTCAAATCCGAAGATAACATAACTCTGGTAAATTGTTAGGCTTGCGATATTTCGATATAGAATTCTAGATGGTAAAATTAGGCTAGTTTATTAAACTTCTTTAACTCCAAAGGCCTTGTGGTTGCGGGATGGGGCGAACAGGCTGCGTAGCCGATCagatgttgttgttggtgtCAAAGTAAAGTGTAGTGAGTTTCATTTGTGAGTCCAGTGTGTCAACTGTGAGCACTAAATGTGAAGTTGCAATATCGCAAAAGttcaacaacaaacacacaccaccacaactacaacacaaCGACATACTATCTGGGctgtgtttcttcttcttttttatagGAAAAACATATTCAGGTCTTCCTAGTCTTCAGAAACAAGTGCTTTTTCTGTTTCCGACAAAACCTGCTGGACGAACGAAGTGGTGTGAACTTTGTgtacatttatgtttaaaaaaaataccagaaCTGCCAAAATGATGTTGTATCCAAATTCAGCAGGGATAAAGTCCGCTTACTGTAGTGACAGATCAAAATCATTGGCGTCTTGTAGATATAGAAGGATGTCTCTGGGCTGACACAGGAGAGCTTATTTCAACAATAACAGTTTTAAGGATGGCGGTTTAGTCCTTAAAATGGCGGGATTTGACGTATAAACTCTAGATACACAAATCTCGAGACTAAAGCACAAGCTTGCTGCATTACAGACAAGTGCTGAGGAGCTTTTGTATGTTAATATGGATTTAAGCAGAGTATGCATCTCTTTGTCGTGATGTGACTTATCCCCACATTGCCAATATTTTCTAGGAGTAAACCCAAATTTCTTTCgaacttaaaaaaagaaagaaaatctaGGCTTGTTATTGTTTGTcgttttcattttttctctctAAGGAGCATGTCTAGGCTGAAATATGATGCTGGAAGTGGCTACTTGTTAAGTTTGGGGCATTAATGAAACTCTGGTCAGTCCATTAACGGTGCCTCAGATTGTGCTTTGAATTTTACGTTGGCAACATTAGACTGTTTTgcttcagtttggagtttttGGAAGTGCTGCTTTATTTTTTGTGGGTTATTAGCAAGGCAgggaaattacaaaaaatatattgacgTTAATATGTGACACTAATTGCCTTTAAAATATCTTGTGCTCTTGACTCTATTTAGACTAATTGCAATTCTACATCCCACACACTGgccatttttaaatatgtttacatGGGCACAATCTTACATAAATTGCTATTTGCAGGAATATACAAAGTAAACTGCCCCATATGAGTTCACTGCAAATTCTATACCGTACTttaatattattagtagtagcaatagtagtactttctgtaTACCTATTATTAACGTGCCTTTGCTGGCCTTATATGTTCTAATTTCATGAATTTATCTCCATTAATTTACTATTAAGCAATGCTTAAAATGTTATCCAAATACATACTGTATATGTATACAAAtcttaagaaaaaaataccttCCCTGCTTTGCTATCAAccaaacaaaatacatacaagcctgcttcaaaaacacaaactctaTATGCGATTAATTAACAaccattcaaaatgtgtttactaTTGAAAATTAtagttgtatatttttaaatatttaccgtagttaaaaaaaacaactcatctAAGTGTGCCTATGTATTTGGATCCTCAATATCAAAACTGGTGAATACATTTTGAATGGGTTTTCCCATATCATTCTGTAATGCATATCTAAACTTTTCACTTTCCCATTCTAAAGCCAGAGATTGAAATAAATTGCCCcatgaatttattttacaattatttttttgcaatgttgTCCAATCTCGATCACTCAACAACTGTAGTTTCCAGTCCATCCATGTAggacctccctccctctgtacaGTAGGTACCTTGAGTGCCTTTCTCTTCAAACAGCAGAAACTTATTTGTCTCTTTCGACTTGCACTGTGACTTGTTTAAAAACCTTACTAACCACACCGCCCCCTTCTGGTATGGTCCCGCCGTTGCTTCCCTTAAAAACGAGCACAAAATCTAACCTTATCTTTACAAAATATAACCCCATATCTATACACACACCTCAGGCTGCCAGTTAGTCGATGCAAGTTACAACTAGCATTTCATGACAGTTAGTTTGACCACATAGTGTTTCGTTGTTGTAATGATAATAGACGTTTAAATGccttaatgtgttttatttttgttccttttttagTTTTATACATAGGGAGGGGGGAAAGTGGTTGTCGTAATATAAAGACAGTATGCTCCAAAGATGGCgtatatgaggaaaaaaaaaaatattggggAAAGTTTGACAGCCAGTTCATTTAGTgatgtacttttatttcataACAGTATTATTGTCACGAGGTACATCAGCAATTTGCAAATATCCATTCAGAGAGTGTTTAAAGATATCTGTAAAAATGAACTTCGAGGAGCGCGGTCTACAAAATGGCAGATTGAAATATATCGcttattaatttttttgggttattttctGGTGTAGTTCCAAACTTGTCTTATTGTAGTTCCTTTCAAATTTCAACATATGAATTAatgttttgcaatatttcatttttatttagtttactgCTTAGTCCTGCATGGTTCAAAACTGCGTAATCATAGTTTAATATTGGTTTACTTGAGAACTTATTCCTAGTTCCAAGTAGTTACCATATTGTGTTCTCGTAATCCACAGTCAgtccactttataataatatactgtttatagccttaataaaacatgacacagaCTTAATTTGTAATGAACAAACTGgttattaataatgattcaggcttagtaactacttaaaggtgcactatgtgactttcctgaatgggatctgccacctgcttatctccctggagacgttattgctttgcctgaaatgttgcacagtatggtattactgcatttattaatttacagatgtttttattgctcaaatataccttaaaaaatgtgttattgctgTGAGTGGGGTAGCCTCTCtatagacctgacctgtaatttggcctggcgatgttacctgcttgtttcctttgATATAGACATGGTTAATTCCAgactgtggaaaattctaggcaaagcaaaaacatctccatggtagcAGATCCTCCACAAGggttgcaagattaatcgcagtTTGAATGGAAATGCAAATCCtgccatttttgaagtaccataatatTGTCcccaaataacaaaatgttctgTCTTATTCTCCATAAAAaacagctaaccctgtagtttagatctgtacaggcATGTTGTGAAATGCATGTCATTCTTTTATTGGCTTCATATCTCAGTTTTTTCGTCAGTTCTTCTGAATGCCTTTGCTTTAACAGCTAATTTAagtgcaatgcttgtcagaaaatcacaattagatatttttcccaaattgttgagccctttgctttaccagtaaagttccataatgcaactttaattAAATGGGTTGggtattaagtagttactaggCCTGAATCATTCATAATAAACTATTTCCCTttctttatgctttattaaggctaattaaggtgtagccattattataaagtgtgaaCTACAGTCCGACCATAACGTTGTCTTTCATTCTCAATATAAACCTATTGCTTGTCTGCCATATTGTAACCTGCTTCAATTGTCTTCATTTTTACAGCGTTGTCAATTGAGTGTGAGTGAGGTGAGGTGTCaggacttttatttaaaatcctCCCCTTCATGTTGTTTGATTTTGGGTGAGTTTGCAAAATCAGGTCACGTGAGCCGGAGcctgtgtgaataaaaaaaaaaaaaaaaagaacaaattaaACTACAACATCTAGTGGGCAGAATTAGTCCAGTGGAAAAAGCATGCCTTTTCTTATGCAAATTTTATACAAGATttgtcaaaacatttttaagatatgcatttgttttttattttcattttttatgtggAATTAAAGTCACCTTTTCTTTGGCATCCTAAAGCCAAAAATTGTGCAGTTTTGGGATTTTAAAGACGTGCAGTAGCCATCTTTGTGTTTCCATCCTGATGCTTTACAGATGGGTTAGGAGAGAGTTACCtccttaaagggacagtatggcattttgtaaaagtaaaattcttAACGTTAATTTATTACTTCCCTCTGTAAATTTGGGAAAGCAGACAGGAACAATGACGCATTATGTataactgaaaaacatgggCCAGTCAAACCTAAACAGTACATTTGGTCATATTTATTACTCTAGCTAGCATCGCCATGTACACATTAACATAACATTATTGGACATATATAAAAGTGACTATTCTGTCCTTGGAAGTTGCTGTGTCTTATCAACTTTTCTATTCATTCCAACCCGAGAACATGCAAAATTCCAGCACCTTCTTTTAAAGCTAAATATTCTTTCttgacaaatccagaatgacGTCTCTACATATATtacacagagggatatcagtctggacacctctccctctgtcgcgtctcaagccaggaccaaacatgtCTGTGCAATCAGATTCATTTGAAATAAAGGAGCTGATTCACAAACAAATtcacatttatctcacctcagattagttTAGTGTTTCGGTCATTGAttgaaatccacaatgtttttcagtctcttcAGTCTGATATttgtttcctttcttttttcctcataagcagctatatttgtttttatacagacGGACCacgcgtgtccctgattggccaaTCCACCtatcaatcacgcccatctgaactctgggagattcacaggtgaccagactcacatcttcatagagtattggagaagtgtgtattctggattctAGGCAATAAATGTTCAAAAGTTGTgatttattaacattttttttctatggaCCACAAATTAAAATGGGCATTTCATGTAACTTTTATCATTCACATTTGAGGGTTACTGGCCTTATTGTAGGGTGTGCTCCTCCCATAGTTTCTGGGGTGTTAAGCGAATATTAAATTGCAAATGGgtttaaatgcaagatatggATTACATACTGAATGCATAGACTGCTCTTATGCTCCTGTCTGCTGACTCAACCTGAGCCCATCAACCATAGCAACTAATAATCAACCCTTCATGTATCTACTAAATTTGTAAAATCTTtaacttttcattttaatttggcgTATGCACCATTCTGAATGTGTAAGGCGGGGCTAGATCAAGttttcttgtaaaaaaaaaaatatgaagaaaaaatacaactgtacGTCATTGTAATAGTAAATTATAGGTTTCTTAACAGTCAGGCTCTAAAAGTGATCTATCCAAAGAAATCTGtgcattttgtgttgtttttccaacgCCTTTTTGTAGTTGATGCATATCATTTTGAGTTGGAGTTTGCGAGACAGAAACGGACcatttttttgttcagtcttatAATTATATGCATTCCAAACGGTTCATCTTTTTATGTGAAAATTCCAgtgtaaagtattttattttttattttgttcaaagtcATGATTGTGGCCTTCTAAGTATTGTAAACCATGACATTGTATGGCGTCTAGCAACTTTATTTTACCCATAATCCCAAGCTTCTTACCTCATCCACAGCTAAAATCCATTTTTGGGGGGTGTGTtgagtgcaaaaaaaaatatttaaaaaaaataaacaagaagaagaagaaatcttTTTTAATCTTCCATTTTTGGTGAGATGCATTGTAGCGATATGAATAAAAGAAACTACGTTCACCTGGTGTGCTGATGAATAATGTGTAATTTGGTACTTACACAATCTTAATATTTGTataattgtttgtattttttcataatgattttggaaaggaatgttgtttatttttttgactttttttgttcAATACGTGTCTTCTGTTGGCCTGACATTGTGACTGGTCTGGTGGGATTCTTACCTCTCTGTATTGAGCCTATTCTGTGATGATGAATTCTTTGTATGCAGTGTTTAGGAAATACTGTAGGGAACACGGGGAGGCGTTGATATTAGGAGCATTTGatcaatttgtatttatttattttatcattttgttaaTAAATTGTGAAAAGCAAACCTATTGTCTTTTTTACTAAGTACTTAATTTGAAATATGATTGCCAGCCTTTTCTAAATCTGTACAGAAAATATCATCAGTATGCGTCAGTGTGTTGACAGCAGACCCTCAGACCAAATGATAAATTAGTTCAAACTGCACAGCACTTTTTAGAAAACCTCCAGAACAATAATCTCAGTTCAAACATTTAggtgagagacagatggagagttCCAAGCTGCTTCAgtcaaactttagttaaatgCACATATTTGAATAGCAGGTAAAATTcatgttgttaaaatgcagataaatgatcaggttcaacatttgtgaatttaccttgtGGATGGTGCTAATAGTGGCTATGTTTTCCCTCCATCTTAAAGACATcaatggttttcagattctatgaTTTGGTCCTGTCGTCCTGCAGATGGGAGGCACGAGCAGTTCCTC
This genomic window contains:
- the phf21ab gene encoding PHD finger protein 21A isoform X2, whose protein sequence is MLQLDGFPTGDAVKADRSAGRLTRSMMELQTLQEALKVEIQIHQKLVAQMKQDPQNADLKKQLHELQAKITALSEKQKKVVEQLRKELLVKQEPEPKLQVQSGTITAEVKPAGILQAAQVTAGITQTLTVTPVLTAKTLPLVLKAATAPTLTGSVLSQRPATVAMVTTAITKPDQNTPINLQVASKLTNQSGEPVRLVTKNAMVVQATTTNAQPIKVPQFVPPPRLTPRPTYQPQVRPKPVTPTNVPIAPAPPPPMMAAPQLLQRPVMLATKLATSLPSAAPIHQVRIVNGQPCAKAGNASLTGIVITTPVSAAATRLASPTPTHPPSAVPTTAQPIQISSITAEPKTVKAVSAAEPKVITPVPPSATPPPSPAPRPKREENPEKLAFMVSLGLVTHDHLEEIQSKRQERKRRTTANPVYSGAVFEPERKKSAVSYLNSPLHQGTRKRGRPPKYSSIPERGSLTPTSPSSPVRPLPLPSPSSADGDIHEDFCTVCRRSGQLLMCDTCSRVYHLDCLDPPLKTIPKGMWICPKCQDQILKKEEAIPWPGTLAIVHSYIAYKEAKEEEKQKLMKWSSELKLEREQLEQKVKQLSNSITKCMETKNSILARQKEMQHSLDKVKHLIRLIQAFNFNQAQKEPKEAPPKLQESPAPTVPTQPKPEVNQNSVALSTDSNVGNSEEKHNATSNSVVSTEVTEVTETVVVAEQVNNVPSADSGGQEQPAEVSNTGTTTEVSPTADTGAPPGGDSNTPSEPTAPITTNGTSEPACLEHSPTGNSNNNNPSSENKMATTLISAETDQEAPNNNSKTSAPSQHCLPALVSSSDTDK
- the phf21ab gene encoding PHD finger protein 21A isoform X1; translation: MLQLDGFPTGDAVKADRSAGRLTRSMMELQTLQEALKVEIQIHQKLVAQMKQDPQNADLKKQLHELQAKITALSEKQKKVVEQLRKELLVKQEPEPKLQVQSGTITAEVKPAGILQAAQVTAGITQTLTVTPVLTAKTLPLVLKAATAPTLTGSVLSQRPATVAMVTTAITKPDQNTPINLQVASKLTNQSGEPVRLVTKNAMVVQATTTNAQPIKVPQFVPPPRLTPRPTYQPQVRPKPVTPTNVPIAPAPPPPMMAAPQLLQRPVMLATKLATSLPSAAPIHQVRIVNGQPCAKAGNASLTGIVITTPVSAAATRLASPTPTHPPSAVPTTAQPIQISSITAEPKQTVKAVSAAEPKVITPVPPSATPPPSPAPRPKREENPEKLAFMVSLGLVTHDHLEEIQSKRQERKRRTTANPVYSGAVFEPERKKSAVSYLNSPLHQGTRKRGRPPKYSSIPERGSLTPTSPSSPVRPLPLPSPSSADGDIHEDFCTVCRRSGQLLMCDTCSRVYHLDCLDPPLKTIPKGMWICPKCQDQILKKEEAIPWPGTLAIVHSYIAYKEAKEEEKQKLMKWSSELKLEREQLEQKVKQLSNSITKCMETKNSILARQKEMQHSLDKVKHLIRLIQAFNFNQAQKEPKEAPPKLQESPAPTVPTQPKPEVNQNSVALSTDSNVGNSEEKHNATSNSVVSTEVTEVTETVVVAEQVNNVPSADSGGQEQPAEVSNTGTTTEVSPTADTGAPPGGDSNTPSEPTAPITTNGTSEPACLEHSPTGNSNNNNPSSENKMATTLISAETDQEAPNNNSKTSAPSQHCLPALVSSSDTDK
- the phf21ab gene encoding PHD finger protein 21A isoform X4; translation: MLQLDGFPTGDAVKADRSAGRLTRSMMELQTLQEALKVEIQIHQKLVAQMKQDPQNADLKKQLHELQAKITALSEKQKKVVEQLRKELLVKQEPEPKLQVQSGTITAEVKPAGILQAAQVTAGITQTLTVTPVLTAKTLPLVLKAATAPTLTGSVLSQRPATVAMVTTAITKPDQNTPINLQVASKLTNQSGEPVRLVTKNAMVVRPKPVTPTNVPIAPAPPPPMMAAPQLLQRPVMLATKLATSLPSAAPIHQVRIVNGQPCAKAGNASLTGIVITTPVSAAATRLASPTPTHPPSAVPTTAQPIQISSITAEPKQTVKAVSAAEPKVITPVPPSATPPPSPAPRPKREENPEKLAFMVSLGLVTHDHLEEIQSKRQERKRRTTANPVYSGAVFEPERKKSAVSYLNSPLHQGTRKRGRPPKYSSIPERGSLTPTSPSSPVRPLPLPSPSSADGDIHEDFCTVCRRSGQLLMCDTCSRVYHLDCLDPPLKTIPKGMWICPKCQDQILKKEEAIPWPGTLAIVHSYIAYKEAKEEEKQKLMKWSSELKLEREQLEQKVKQLSNSITKCMETKNSILARQKEMQHSLDKVKHLIRLIQAFNFNQAQKEPKEAPPKLQESPAPTVPTQPKPEVNQNSVALSTDSNVGNSEEKHNATSNSVVSTEVTEVTETVVVAEQVNNVPSADSGGQEQPAEVSNTGTTTEVSPTADTGAPPGGDSNTPSEPTAPITTNGTSEPACLEHSPTGNSNNNNPSSENKMATTLISAETDQEAPNNNSKTSAPSQHCLPALVSSSDTDK
- the phf21ab gene encoding PHD finger protein 21A isoform X3; the encoded protein is MLQLDGFPTGDAVKADRSAGRLTRSMMELQTLQEALKVEIQIHQKLVAQMKQDPQNADLKKQLHELQAKITALSEKQKKVVEQLRKELLVKQEPEPKLQVQSGTITAEVKPAGILQAAQVTAGITQTLTVTPVLTAKTLPLVLKAATAPTLTGSVLSQRPATVAMVTTAITKPDQNTPINLQVASKLTNQSGEPVRLVTKNAMVQVRPKPVTPTNVPIAPAPPPPMMAAPQLLQRPVMLATKLATSLPSAAPIHQVRIVNGQPCAKAGNASLTGIVITTPVSAAATRLASPTPTHPPSAVPTTAQPIQISSITAEPKQTVKAVSAAEPKVITPVPPSATPPPSPAPRPKREENPEKLAFMVSLGLVTHDHLEEIQSKRQERKRRTTANPVYSGAVFEPERKKSAVSYLNSPLHQGTRKRGRPPKYSSIPERGSLTPTSPSSPVRPLPLPSPSSADGDIHEDFCTVCRRSGQLLMCDTCSRVYHLDCLDPPLKTIPKGMWICPKCQDQILKKEEAIPWPGTLAIVHSYIAYKEAKEEEKQKLMKWSSELKLEREQLEQKVKQLSNSITKCMETKNSILARQKEMQHSLDKVKHLIRLIQAFNFNQAQKEPKEAPPKLQESPAPTVPTQPKPEVNQNSVALSTDSNVGNSEEKHNATSNSVVSTEVTEVTETVVVAEQVNNVPSADSGGQEQPAEVSNTGTTTEVSPTADTGAPPGGDSNTPSEPTAPITTNGTSEPACLEHSPTGNSNNNNPSSENKMATTLISAETDQEAPNNNSKTSAPSQHCLPALVSSSDTDK